Proteins encoded by one window of Pseudomonas sp. LS44:
- a CDS encoding dicarboxylate/amino acid:cation symporter — translation MSLVQFTADLAPAKKAPLYSHLYFQVLLAIFIGILLGHFYPQLGEAMKPLGDAFIKLVKMIIAPVIFLTIATGIAGMSDMKKVGRVAGKAMLYFLTFSTLALVIGLIVGNVVQPGAGMHISAASLDPKAVADFAAKAHEQSIVGFLSSIIPTTIVGAFASGDILQVLFFSVLFGISLALVGDKGTPVVNFLQALVAPIFKLVSILMKAAPIGAFGAMAFTIGKYGIGSVANLAMLIGTFYLTALLFVVVVLGAVARYNGFSIFALIRYIKEELLLVLGTSSSEAALPTLMDKMEKAGCKRSVVGLVIPTGYSFNLDGTNIYMTLAALFIAQATDTPLALSDQILLLLVAMLSSKGAAGITGAGFITLAATLSVVPAVPVAGMALILGIDRFMSECRALTNLVGNAVATIVVARWEGELDKDQLADALRRPSASPIAAAPTLSQAA, via the coding sequence ATGAGCCTTGTACAATTCACCGCCGACCTCGCGCCGGCCAAGAAAGCGCCTCTTTACAGCCACCTGTACTTCCAGGTCCTGCTGGCCATCTTCATCGGCATCCTGCTCGGGCATTTCTACCCGCAGCTCGGTGAGGCGATGAAGCCGCTCGGGGATGCCTTCATCAAGCTGGTGAAGATGATCATCGCCCCGGTGATCTTCCTGACCATCGCCACCGGCATCGCCGGCATGAGCGACATGAAGAAAGTCGGCCGCGTCGCCGGCAAGGCGATGCTGTATTTCCTGACCTTCTCGACCCTGGCCCTGGTGATCGGCCTGATCGTCGGCAACGTCGTCCAGCCGGGCGCTGGCATGCACATCAGCGCCGCCTCGCTGGACCCCAAGGCGGTCGCCGATTTCGCCGCCAAGGCCCATGAGCAGAGCATCGTCGGCTTCCTCAGCAGCATCATCCCGACCACTATCGTCGGCGCCTTCGCTTCTGGCGACATCCTCCAGGTGCTGTTCTTCTCGGTGCTGTTCGGGATCTCCCTGGCGCTGGTCGGCGACAAGGGCACCCCGGTGGTGAACTTCCTCCAGGCGTTGGTCGCACCGATCTTCAAACTGGTGTCGATCCTGATGAAAGCCGCACCGATCGGTGCGTTCGGCGCCATGGCCTTCACCATCGGCAAGTACGGCATCGGCTCGGTGGCCAACCTAGCCATGCTGATCGGCACCTTCTACCTCACCGCGCTGCTGTTCGTGGTCGTGGTGCTCGGTGCGGTGGCGCGCTACAACGGCTTCTCGATCTTCGCGCTGATCCGCTACATCAAGGAAGAACTGCTCCTGGTGCTCGGCACCAGCTCCTCGGAAGCGGCGCTGCCTACCCTGATGGACAAGATGGAGAAGGCCGGCTGCAAGCGTTCGGTGGTCGGTCTGGTGATCCCCACCGGCTACTCGTTCAACCTCGACGGCACCAACATCTACATGACCCTGGCCGCGCTGTTCATCGCCCAGGCCACCGACACGCCGCTGGCGCTGAGCGATCAGATCCTTCTGCTGCTGGTCGCCATGCTCAGCTCCAAGGGCGCGGCGGGGATCACCGGCGCCGGCTTTATCACCCTCGCCGCGACCCTCTCAGTGGTGCCGGCAGTGCCGGTTGCCGGCATGGCGCTGATCCTCGGTATCGACCGCTTCATGTCCGAATGCCGCGCGCTGACCAACCTGGTCGGCAACGCGGTAGCGACCATCGTCGTGGCCCGCTGGGAAGGCGAGCTGGACAAGGACCAGCTGGCCGACGCCCTGCGTCGCCCGAGCGCCTCGCCCATTGCGGCCGCCCCGACGCTGTCGCAAGCGGCCTAA
- a CDS encoding ATP-binding protein produces the protein MSGFDASTRYGRRRAWLLFGLFAVLLATLTLWLAGEYGRRQAYTELGERARRDADLNSVVLRTVLEKQRSLPFVLAQDRDIRDALVSRNAAALRRIDQKFESLLAGTRASVIYLLDAGGLAVASSNWREPTSFVGSRYDFRAYYRQAAAGGSAEHYALGSVSQRPGLYISRRVEGPSGMLGVVVVKLEFDQVELDWQRAGDSSYVTDAHGIVLITSRPAWRFMTLAPVAAEQQGAIRESLQFGAASLAPLPIEPRTPQGEPDVVRAQLPGAAAPAEFLRVSTAVPATNWRLHLLVPTASAVQGAMRESRSLALFGLGLLLGLAAVVLYRRQKAIQRAAEQEAARQELERRVIERTRELSSARDQLQEQIDERLKTEASLQSVQQELVQANRLAILGQVAAGVAHEINQPVAAIRSYADNARTFLSRDNGEQAARNLEQIASLTERIGTITDELRNFSRKGRREIEPIRLVEVIDGALLLLGSRFRQRYGRIEVAMPPAELRVMGTSIRLEQVLINLLQNGLEAVESHPDGRIEVSVSEQDERVALIVSDNGAGIPAAILAALFTPFNTSKEGGLGLGLVICKDIVSEFGGRIEVASSAAGSRFTVYLQKAV, from the coding sequence ATGAGTGGATTCGATGCAAGTACCCGGTACGGACGACGGCGCGCCTGGCTGCTGTTCGGTCTATTCGCCGTACTGCTGGCGACGCTGACCTTGTGGCTGGCCGGGGAGTACGGCCGCCGTCAGGCCTACACCGAGCTCGGCGAACGCGCGCGCCGCGATGCCGACCTGAACAGCGTGGTGTTGCGCACCGTGCTGGAGAAGCAGCGCTCGCTGCCCTTCGTGCTCGCCCAGGATCGCGACATCCGCGACGCCCTGGTGTCGCGCAATGCCGCCGCGCTGCGGCGCATCGACCAGAAGTTCGAGAGCCTGCTGGCCGGCACCCGCGCCTCGGTGATCTACCTGTTGGATGCCGGCGGCCTGGCCGTGGCGTCCAGCAACTGGCGCGAGCCAACCAGTTTCGTCGGCTCGCGCTACGACTTCCGCGCCTACTACCGCCAGGCTGCGGCCGGCGGCAGCGCCGAGCACTACGCGCTGGGCAGCGTCAGCCAGCGTCCGGGCCTGTACATCTCGCGGCGCGTGGAAGGGCCGTCGGGGATGCTCGGTGTGGTGGTGGTCAAGCTCGAGTTCGATCAGGTCGAGCTGGACTGGCAGCGTGCCGGCGACAGCAGCTACGTCACCGATGCGCACGGCATCGTGCTGATCACCAGCCGGCCGGCGTGGCGCTTCATGACCCTGGCGCCGGTCGCCGCCGAGCAGCAGGGGGCGATTCGCGAGAGCCTGCAGTTCGGCGCCGCCTCGCTGGCGCCGCTACCGATCGAGCCGCGCACTCCGCAGGGCGAGCCGGACGTGGTGCGCGCGCAGCTGCCGGGCGCCGCGGCGCCGGCCGAATTCCTGCGGGTCAGCACCGCGGTGCCGGCGACCAACTGGCGCCTGCACCTGCTGGTGCCGACCGCGTCGGCGGTGCAGGGCGCGATGCGCGAGAGCCGCAGCCTGGCGCTGTTCGGCCTGGGTTTGCTGCTCGGCCTCGCCGCAGTCGTCCTCTACCGGCGGCAGAAGGCGATCCAGCGCGCCGCCGAGCAGGAAGCGGCGCGTCAGGAACTGGAACGCCGGGTGATCGAGCGCACCCGTGAGCTGAGCAGCGCCCGCGACCAGCTGCAGGAGCAGATCGACGAGCGCCTGAAGACCGAGGCCAGCTTGCAGTCGGTGCAGCAGGAGCTGGTGCAGGCCAACCGCCTGGCGATTCTCGGCCAGGTCGCCGCCGGCGTGGCCCACGAGATCAACCAGCCGGTCGCAGCGATCCGCAGCTACGCCGACAACGCGCGCACCTTCCTCAGCCGCGACAACGGCGAGCAGGCTGCGCGCAACCTGGAGCAGATCGCCAGCCTCACCGAGCGTATCGGCACCATCACCGACGAGCTGCGCAACTTTTCGCGCAAGGGCCGCCGCGAAATCGAGCCGATCCGCCTGGTCGAAGTCATCGACGGCGCGCTGCTGCTACTCGGCAGTCGCTTCCGCCAGCGCTACGGCCGCATTGAAGTGGCCATGCCGCCGGCCGAGCTGCGGGTGATGGGCACGAGCATTCGCCTCGAGCAGGTGCTGATCAACCTGCTGCAGAACGGCCTGGAGGCGGTGGAGAGCCATCCGGACGGGCGCATCGAAGTCAGCGTCAGTGAGCAAGATGAGCGCGTGGCGCTGATCGTCAGTGACAACGGTGCGGGCATCCCGGCGGCGATCCTGGCGGCGCTGTTCACCCCGTTCAACACCTCCAAGGAGGGCGGCCTAGGGCTCGGTCTGGTGATCTGCAAGGACATCGTCAGCGAGTTTGGCGGGCGCATCGAGGTCGCCAGCAGCGCCGCCGGTAGCCGTTTCACCGTGTATTTGCAGAAGGCCGTCTGA
- a CDS encoding sigma-54 dependent transcriptional regulator, with product MRSLVAFVDDDAELRAANQQSLELAGFEVLPFADAESALAALDADFPGVVVSDVRMPRIDGLELFARLKALDPDLPVILITGHGDIPMAVEALHNGAYDFIAKPYGAERLVQSVARAAEKRRLVLENRALRLAAESAEESLPLLGQTPAMQHLRRTLRHIADTDVDVLIAGETGSGKEVVARLLHDWSRRSRGHFVAVNCGALPETMIESELFGHEAGAFTGAQKKRIGRIEHSSGGTLFLDEIESMPASAQVRLLRVLEQREVVPLGSNEHRALDLRVVAAAKIDLGDPAQRGDFREDLYYRLNVVTLSIPPLRERKDDIPLLFAHFSQRAAARFKLGAPELSAELRRQLFQHDWPGNVRELAHFAERCVLGLNPSAASAALVDVPLEASLPERLEAYEAELIRQALAANAGDVRATLETLGIPRKTFYDKLARHGIDRAEYAGRKDAE from the coding sequence ATCCGTTCACTCGTGGCCTTCGTCGACGACGATGCCGAACTGCGCGCCGCCAATCAGCAGAGCCTGGAGCTGGCCGGCTTCGAGGTGCTGCCGTTCGCCGACGCGGAAAGCGCGCTGGCCGCCCTGGATGCCGACTTTCCGGGAGTAGTGGTCAGCGACGTACGTATGCCGCGCATCGACGGCCTGGAGCTGTTCGCCCGCCTTAAGGCGCTCGACCCCGACCTGCCGGTGATTCTGATCACCGGCCATGGCGACATCCCGATGGCGGTGGAAGCGCTGCACAACGGCGCCTATGACTTCATCGCCAAGCCCTACGGCGCCGAGCGCCTGGTGCAGAGCGTGGCGCGCGCCGCCGAGAAGCGCCGCCTGGTGCTGGAGAACCGCGCGCTGCGCCTGGCCGCCGAGAGCGCCGAGGAAAGCCTGCCGCTGCTTGGCCAGACCCCGGCCATGCAGCACCTGCGGCGCACCCTGCGGCACATCGCCGACACCGACGTCGACGTGTTGATCGCCGGCGAAACCGGCAGCGGTAAGGAGGTGGTGGCGCGCCTGCTGCACGACTGGAGCCGGCGCAGCCGCGGGCACTTCGTCGCGGTCAACTGCGGCGCGCTGCCGGAGACCATGATCGAGAGCGAGCTGTTCGGCCACGAGGCCGGTGCCTTCACCGGCGCGCAGAAAAAGCGTATCGGCCGCATCGAGCATTCCAGTGGCGGCACGCTGTTCCTTGACGAGATCGAGAGCATGCCGGCGTCAGCGCAGGTGCGCCTGCTGCGCGTACTCGAGCAGCGCGAGGTGGTGCCGCTGGGCAGCAATGAACACCGCGCCCTGGACCTGCGGGTGGTCGCGGCGGCGAAGATCGACCTCGGCGACCCGGCGCAGCGCGGCGATTTTCGCGAGGACCTGTACTACCGGCTGAACGTGGTGACCCTGAGCATTCCGCCGCTGCGCGAGCGCAAGGACGATATCCCGCTGCTGTTCGCGCACTTCAGCCAGCGCGCCGCGGCACGTTTCAAGCTGGGCGCTCCGGAACTGAGCGCCGAGTTGCGCCGCCAGCTGTTTCAGCACGACTGGCCGGGCAACGTGCGCGAGCTGGCGCACTTCGCCGAACGCTGCGTGCTCGGCCTCAACCCCAGCGCGGCGTCCGCAGCGCTGGTCGACGTGCCGCTCGAAGCGAGCCTGCCGGAGCGTCTGGAAGCCTACGAAGCCGAGCTGATCCGCCAGGCGCTGGCCGCCAACGCCGGCGACGTGCGCGCCACTCTGGAAACGCTGGGCATCCCGCGCAAGACCTTCTACGACAAACTGGCCCGCCACGGCATCGACCGCGCCGAATACGCCGGGCGCAAGGACGCCGAATAG
- a CDS encoding class I SAM-dependent rRNA methyltransferase, translating into MSLPSLRLKANADRRLRAGHLWVYSNEIDVAATPLAAFQAGDQAILEAAGGKPLGIVGISPNNLICARLLSRDLKHVFDKSLLVHRINVALSLRERLFDQPCYRLVYGDSDLLPGLVVDRFFDILVVQIASATMERHKDEVLAALIQVLKPRGILLKNDSAARDAEGLERYVETVFGVVPEWVALEENGVKFEAPVVAGQKTGWFYDHRMNRARLAPYVQGKRVLDLFSYIGGWGVQAAAFGASEVMCVDGSAMALDGVERNAALNGVAEKLVCVEGDVFEALKELKAAEERFDVIVADPPAFIKRKKDLKNGEAAYRRLNEQAMRLLNKDGILVSASCSMHLPEDDLQNILLSSARHLDRNIQLLERGGQGPDHPVHPAIAETRYIKSLTVRLLPNA; encoded by the coding sequence ATGTCCCTGCCCAGCCTGCGCCTCAAAGCCAACGCCGATCGCCGCCTGCGCGCCGGTCATCTGTGGGTCTACAGCAACGAAATCGACGTCGCCGCCACCCCGCTCGCCGCCTTTCAGGCCGGCGACCAGGCGATCCTCGAAGCCGCTGGCGGCAAGCCGCTGGGCATCGTCGGCATCAGCCCGAACAACCTGATCTGCGCGCGCCTGCTGTCGCGCGATTTGAAGCACGTGTTCGATAAGTCGCTGCTGGTGCACCGCATCAATGTCGCCCTGAGCCTGCGCGAGCGGCTGTTCGATCAACCGTGCTACCGCTTGGTGTATGGCGACTCCGACCTGCTACCGGGTCTGGTGGTCGACCGTTTCTTCGACATCCTGGTGGTGCAGATCGCCTCGGCGACCATGGAGCGCCACAAGGACGAGGTGCTCGCCGCCCTGATCCAGGTCCTCAAGCCACGCGGCATCCTGCTCAAGAACGACTCCGCGGCGCGCGATGCCGAAGGTCTCGAGCGTTACGTGGAAACCGTGTTCGGCGTGGTCCCCGAATGGGTCGCGCTGGAAGAGAACGGCGTCAAATTCGAAGCGCCGGTGGTGGCCGGGCAGAAAACCGGCTGGTTCTACGACCACCGGATGAACCGCGCGCGCCTGGCCCCTTACGTACAGGGCAAGCGCGTGCTCGATCTGTTCAGCTACATCGGTGGCTGGGGCGTGCAGGCGGCGGCGTTCGGCGCCAGTGAAGTGATGTGCGTGGACGGTTCGGCGATGGCCCTGGACGGCGTCGAGCGCAACGCCGCCTTGAACGGCGTGGCGGAGAAACTGGTGTGCGTCGAAGGCGACGTGTTCGAGGCGCTGAAGGAGCTCAAGGCCGCCGAGGAACGCTTCGATGTGATCGTCGCCGACCCACCCGCGTTCATCAAACGCAAGAAGGACCTGAAGAACGGCGAAGCCGCCTACCGCCGCCTCAACGAACAGGCCATGCGCCTGCTCAACAAGGACGGCATCCTGGTCAGCGCCTCCTGCTCGATGCACCTGCCGGAGGACGATCTGCAGAACATCCTGCTGTCCAGCGCCCGCCACCTCGACCGCAACATCCAGCTGCTCGAACGCGGCGGCCAGGGCCCGGATCACCCGGTTCACCCGGCAATCGCCGAGACCCGCTACATCAAGAGCCTGACCGTACGCTTGCTGCCCAACGCCTGA
- a CDS encoding HDOD domain-containing protein — MPPQPQIMVDLQMEQVMPNPDLKTIARLIGQDPGLSGALLKIVNSPYFGLANKISSIQRAVNLLGSRSVINMINALSIKGEMNDETIVTLNRFWDNAQDVAMTCLTLAKRIGCEAVDEAYTLGLFHNCGIPLMLKRFPQYMGVLEESYASASAERRIVDTENRLLNTNHAVVGYFTARSWNLPQHLCEAIASHHNCLSLFGDDSGRDVQLKNLLAILKMAEHICESYRVLGDQDVDLEWETLRAPVLEYVGLSGYDFDNLKESIRDLGRF, encoded by the coding sequence GTGCCGCCGCAGCCGCAGATCATGGTCGACCTGCAGATGGAGCAGGTCATGCCCAACCCCGATCTGAAGACCATCGCCCGCCTGATCGGCCAGGACCCGGGGCTGTCCGGGGCCTTGCTGAAGATCGTCAACTCGCCGTATTTCGGCCTGGCCAACAAGATCAGCTCGATCCAGCGCGCGGTTAACCTGCTCGGCAGTCGCTCGGTGATCAACATGATCAATGCGCTGTCGATCAAGGGCGAGATGAACGACGAGACCATCGTCACCCTCAACCGCTTCTGGGACAACGCCCAGGACGTGGCGATGACCTGCCTGACCCTGGCCAAACGCATCGGCTGCGAGGCGGTGGACGAGGCCTACACCCTCGGCTTGTTCCACAATTGCGGCATCCCGCTGATGCTCAAGCGCTTCCCCCAGTACATGGGCGTGCTCGAGGAGTCCTACGCCAGTGCCAGTGCCGAGCGGCGCATCGTCGACACCGAGAACCGCCTGCTGAATACCAACCATGCGGTGGTTGGCTACTTCACCGCGCGCTCGTGGAACCTGCCGCAGCACCTGTGCGAGGCGATTGCCAGCCATCACAACTGCCTGTCGCTGTTCGGAGACGACTCCGGCCGCGACGTGCAGCTGAAGAACCTCTTGGCGATCCTCAAGATGGCCGAGCATATCTGCGAGTCGTACCGGGTGCTCGGCGACCAGGACGTCGACCTCGAATGGGAAACGCTGCGCGCCCCGGTGCTGGAATATGTCGGCCTGTCCGGCTACGACTTCGATAACCTCAAGGAAAGCATCCGCGATCTGGGACGCTTCTAG
- the mutM gene encoding bifunctional DNA-formamidopyrimidine glycosylase/DNA-(apurinic or apyrimidinic site) lyase, which produces MPELPEVETTRRGIEPYLKGQRVSRVIVRERRLRWPIPEDLDVRLSGQRIVSVERRAKYLLIGAEVGTLISHLGMSGSLRLIEQGLPAAKHEHVDIELESGLALRYTDPRRFGALLWSDDPLNHELLRKLGPEPLTDLFDGERLYQLARGKNIAIKPFIMDNAVVVGVGNIYASEALFAAGIDPRRAAGSVSRARYVRLAQEIKRILAHAIERGGTTLRDFVGGDGQPGYFQQELFVYGRGGEFCKSCGSTLREVKLGQRASVYCPRCQR; this is translated from the coding sequence ATGCCCGAACTTCCAGAAGTCGAAACCACCCGCCGCGGCATCGAGCCGTACCTCAAGGGCCAGCGCGTCAGCCGGGTGATCGTCCGCGAGCGGCGGCTGCGCTGGCCGATTCCCGAGGACCTCGACGTGCGCCTGTCCGGCCAGCGCATTGTCAGCGTCGAGCGGCGCGCCAAGTACCTGCTGATCGGTGCCGAAGTCGGCACGCTGATCAGCCATCTGGGCATGTCCGGCAGCCTGCGCCTGATCGAGCAGGGCCTGCCGGCGGCCAAGCACGAGCATGTCGACATCGAACTGGAGTCCGGTCTGGCGCTGCGCTACACCGACCCACGGCGCTTCGGTGCGCTGCTGTGGAGCGACGATCCGCTCAACCACGAGTTGCTGCGCAAATTGGGCCCCGAGCCGCTGACCGACCTGTTTGATGGCGAGCGCCTGTACCAGCTGGCGCGCGGCAAGAACATCGCCATCAAGCCGTTCATCATGGACAACGCGGTGGTGGTCGGGGTCGGTAACATCTACGCCAGCGAGGCGCTGTTCGCCGCTGGCATCGATCCGCGTCGCGCCGCCGGTAGCGTGTCGCGGGCGCGCTATGTGCGCCTGGCGCAGGAGATCAAACGGATCCTCGCGCATGCCATCGAACGGGGCGGCACCACCTTGCGTGATTTCGTCGGTGGCGATGGCCAGCCCGGGTATTTCCAGCAGGAGCTGTTCGTCTACGGGCGTGGCGGTGAATTCTGCAAGAGCTGCGGCAGCACCTTGCGGGAAGTCAAACTCGGCCAGCGCGCCAGTGTCTATTGCCCACGCTGTCAGCGTTGA
- a CDS encoding multidrug transporter yields the protein MNLFRATAVVLALTTGLLALPAQAQEAMQQNVSGDPLYTANAPDAFSMVADLLIARPLLIGATVIGAAAFVVALPFAATGGGIGAAGRALVVEPGKAAFVRCLGCTGDGYNKRQ from the coding sequence ATGAACCTGTTCCGCGCAACCGCTGTTGTCTTGGCTCTGACCACTGGCCTGCTGGCGTTGCCGGCTCAGGCGCAGGAGGCCATGCAGCAGAATGTCAGCGGTGATCCGCTCTACACCGCCAATGCGCCGGATGCTTTTTCGATGGTGGCGGATCTATTGATTGCCCGTCCGCTGCTGATCGGCGCCACTGTGATCGGCGCGGCGGCCTTTGTGGTTGCTTTGCCGTTCGCTGCGACGGGTGGTGGCATTGGGGCTGCCGGCCGCGCGTTGGTGGTCGAGCCCGGCAAGGCCGCGTTCGTGCGTTGCCTGGGCTGCACCGGCGACGGCTACAACAAGCGCCAGTAA
- a CDS encoding Na/Pi cotransporter family protein translates to MDVKHYLRIILLGLVGAGLVYSFWSSAGWLQLCAGLALFLFGMQCLEEGLRQLAGSKLEHLLGKSTATPFKGLMFGVCGTMLLQSSTLVSLLTIAFISTGLIQLAGGIAILFGANLGATSGIWLLALAGQNLSLSPLALPLLVFGVLASFSGAKSKAAGRIVLGIAFIFLGIDQIKDGFTSFGGGLDMSQYQLDGVAGHLLFTAVGLIGTVILQSSHATLILTLAALAAGDLQLGQSLAIAIGSNVGSSVSTAFVGSLGGNRSGQRLALAHVLFNVVTASLAFILLTPLARLVEWLTAQVGLGDNSLIQLALFHSLFNASGVLLFWPWQGYLATLLTRLLPDRPEPQVLITELALDDRPPERTRARYLSERALDSADAAASAVVQELRHLGRLSLEVICHALYLPVDQLARVQVDSALLQARPEPHGLDAEALYQHHIKGVYGDLLSFMGRLEVSLDEAHQQFWTSCQVAALQLVDAVKDAKHLQKNLGHYLREEPSTVRQAYVELRGHLLALLHQIDELVRAELGDEAWSAHLQRLDEQAAVFDARFREQLFTLVRQQRLDGLQTSSLMNDLGYVSRIFQSLRNVLLLGEGQEPLRALRRIEAGDETLIVVPGHQG, encoded by the coding sequence ATGGACGTGAAGCACTACTTGCGCATCATTTTGCTGGGACTGGTCGGTGCCGGGCTGGTCTATTCGTTCTGGTCCAGCGCCGGCTGGCTGCAGTTGTGCGCCGGTCTGGCGCTGTTCCTGTTCGGCATGCAATGCCTGGAAGAGGGGCTGCGCCAGCTGGCCGGCAGTAAGCTCGAGCACTTGCTCGGCAAGAGCACGGCAACGCCGTTCAAGGGCCTGATGTTCGGTGTCTGCGGCACCATGCTGCTGCAATCGAGCACCCTGGTTTCGCTGCTCACCATCGCCTTCATCAGCACCGGACTGATCCAGCTGGCCGGCGGCATCGCCATCCTGTTCGGCGCCAACCTCGGCGCCACCAGCGGCATCTGGCTGCTGGCGCTGGCCGGGCAGAATCTCAGCCTTAGCCCGCTGGCCCTGCCGTTGCTGGTGTTCGGCGTGCTCGCCAGCTTCAGCGGAGCGAAGAGCAAGGCCGCCGGGCGCATCGTGCTGGGCATCGCCTTCATCTTCCTCGGCATCGACCAGATCAAGGACGGCTTCACCAGCTTTGGCGGCGGCCTGGACATGAGCCAGTACCAGCTCGACGGCGTCGCCGGCCACCTGCTGTTCACCGCCGTCGGCCTGATCGGTACGGTAATCCTGCAGTCCAGCCACGCGACCCTGATTCTGACCCTGGCGGCGCTCGCGGCTGGGGATCTGCAGCTCGGCCAGAGCCTGGCCATCGCCATCGGCTCGAACGTCGGTAGCAGCGTCAGTACCGCCTTCGTCGGCTCGCTGGGCGGTAACCGCAGCGGTCAGCGCCTGGCTCTGGCCCACGTGCTGTTCAATGTGGTCACCGCCAGCCTGGCGTTTATCCTGCTGACTCCGCTGGCCCGGCTGGTCGAATGGCTGACCGCGCAAGTCGGCCTCGGCGACAACAGCCTGATCCAGCTGGCGCTGTTCCACAGCCTGTTCAACGCCTCGGGGGTGCTGCTGTTCTGGCCCTGGCAGGGCTACCTGGCGACGCTGCTGACGCGGTTGCTGCCGGATCGACCGGAGCCGCAGGTGCTGATCACCGAACTGGCACTGGATGATCGCCCGCCCGAACGCACCCGCGCGCGCTACCTCAGCGAGCGCGCGCTGGATTCCGCCGATGCCGCTGCCAGCGCGGTGGTCCAGGAGCTGCGCCACCTGGGTCGGCTGAGCCTGGAGGTGATTTGCCACGCGCTGTACCTGCCGGTCGACCAACTGGCCCGCGTGCAAGTCGATAGCGCCTTGCTGCAGGCCCGGCCGGAGCCCCATGGTCTGGATGCCGAGGCGCTTTACCAACACCATATCAAGGGCGTGTATGGCGATCTGCTGAGCTTCATGGGCCGCCTGGAAGTGTCGCTGGACGAGGCTCATCAGCAGTTCTGGACCAGTTGCCAGGTGGCGGCTTTGCAGCTGGTGGACGCGGTCAAGGACGCCAAGCACCTGCAGAAGAATCTCGGCCATTACCTGCGCGAGGAGCCGTCGACCGTGCGTCAGGCTTATGTCGAGCTGCGCGGTCACCTGCTCGCGCTGCTGCATCAGATCGACGAACTGGTGCGCGCGGAGCTCGGCGACGAAGCCTGGAGTGCGCACCTGCAGCGTCTCGACGAGCAGGCCGCGGTGTTCGATGCGAGGTTTCGCGAGCAGCTGTTCACCCTGGTCCGTCAGCAGCGGCTGGATGGCCTGCAAACCAGCTCGCTGATGAACGACCTGGGCTACGTCAGTCGTATCTTCCAGAGCCTGCGCAATGTGCTGCTGCTTGGCGAGGGCCAGGAGCCGCTGCGTGCGCTGCGGCGGATCGAGGCGGGCGACGAAACGCTGATCGTCGTGCCGGGGCATCAGGGCTGA